A genomic segment from Cyprinus carpio isolate SPL01 chromosome A4, ASM1834038v1, whole genome shotgun sequence encodes:
- the LOC109065294 gene encoding TBC1 domain family member 30-like isoform X3, producing MKQERFVSSKRSRVCVKRQNAAGGVGNVISNVLKKRNGISRRAPRLLCTLEPGVDTRLKFTIEPSLGKNGFQQWYDALKAVARLPVGIPKEWRKRVWLTLADQYLHSISIDWEKTMRFAFNDRSNPDDDTLGIQIVKDLHRTGCSSYCGQEAEQDRVVLKRVLLAYARWNKTVGYCQGFNVLAALILEVTEGNEGDALKVMIYLIDKVLPDSYFANNLRALSVDMAVFRDLLRLKLPELSQHLHHLQKVANREGGGSYEPPLTNVFTMQWFLTMFATCLPHHTVLKIWDSVFFEGSEMLLHVALAIWAKLGERIEECQTADEFYSTMGCLTQEMLEHNLIDSNELMQTVYSMAPFPFPQLAELREKYTYNITPFPTPVRANSSLALHGWESDDDADMDDEDSIVTALGCLGPLGGLLAPEIQRYQKHLKDQRAEQSSHGSNMAELSPGAVGAGRAEHQAAINSMMLERMSTDISALKKQYSRIKQKQQQQTGLLYIHTGPRVEAETIEPHQASKQQKRHTDKCPATSILPSQIGPSPVVNHLLLGRRPRPGQRSSKNGIIHNDGSPQAHSTPSQDQMIRTRHHSPWRTHVRAHRRNIARARAQLGFEDSLEIEDELTDVSKTEEASEEGRREDEEQERVETISSDVSQQDHISGEANDLQEIDKQLSSLELEPELSTEAASDPTPQPEAASDPTPQPEAASDPTPQPEAASDPTPQPEAASDPLTPTPPPESDLNPNTPTPPPEPQPESKPTASAPLPFTRRPGSDSSSSESGGSLKRNPSALAGEPPKPQQIFFPFPCIKTPRKSVTARNLGLYGPNVRTPNVHFPQMSRSMNCVGSTTKRR from the exons ATGAAGCAGGAAAGGTTTGTTTCCTCTAAGAGGTCGAGGGTTTGTGTGAAACGGCAGAATGCAGCTGGAGGAGTCGGTAATGTTATCAGTAATGTGCTGAAGAAACGCAACGGCATCTCTAGAAGAGCGCCGCGTCTGCTGTGCACCCTAGAGCCAG GGGTGGACACCAGGTTGAAGTTCACTATCGAACCTTCATTAGGCAAGAACGGCTTTCAACAA tggTACGACGCACTGAAAGCAGTGGCCAGACTCCCAGTGGGGATTCCCAAAGAGTGGAGGAAGAGG GTATGGCTGACCCTGGCTGACCAGTACCTCCACAGCATCTCCATAGACTGGGAGAAAACCATGAGATTCGCCTTCAATGATCGCAGTAATCCAGATGATGACACTTTGGGAATCCAGATTGTGAAG GACCTGCACAGGACCGGCTGCAGTTCATACTGTGGTCAGGAGGCAGAGCAGGACCGCGTGGTGCTGAAGCGGGTGCTGCTGGCATACGCTCGCTGGAACAAGACTGTCGGATACTGTCAGGGCTTCAATGTTCTGGCTGCCCTCATCCTGGAGGTCACAGAGGGAAATGAAGGAGATGCACTGAAG GTGATGATCTATTTGATCGATAAAGTGCTTCCCGATAGTTACTTTGCCAATAACCTGCGTGCCCTCTCAGTGGACATGGCTGTGTTCAGAGATCTGCTGCGACTGAAGCTTCCAGAACTTTCTCAGCATCTCCATCATCTCCAGAAAGTAGCCAATCGGGAAGGAGGAG GCAGCTATGAGCCTCCGCTCACCAACGTCTTCACCATGCAGTGGTTTCTGACCATGTTTGCCACTTGTTTGCCCCATCACACCGTTCTGAAGATTTGGGATTCAGTCTTCTTTGAGGGCTCTGAAATGCTACTGCATGTAGCTCTCGCCATCTGGGCCAAACTCGGAGA gcgaaTTGAGGAGTGCCAGACTGCAGATGAATTTTATAGTACTATGGGCTGCTTAACACAGGAAATGCTGGAGCACAACCTTATCGACTCCAATGAACTCATGCAA ACGGTCTACTCCATGGCCCCGTTCCCGTTCCCCCAGCTGGCTGAACTCAGGGAGAAATACACCTACAACATCACCCCATTCCCGACCCCTGTCAGAGCGAACAGCAG TCTGGCACTCCATGGATGGGAGAGTGATGATGATGCTGACATGGATGATGAAGACTCTATTGTCACTGCTCTGGGTTGCCTGGGGCCTCTTGGAGGACTTCTGGCTCCTGAGATCCAAAGATACCAAAAGCACCTTAAAG atcAGAGAGCGGAGCAGAGCTCTCATGGCAGTAACATGGCCGAGCTCAGTCCCGGGGCGGTGGGCGCGGGGCGGGCCGAGCACCAGGCAGCCATCAACAGCATGATGCTGGAGCGCATGAGCACTGACATCAGCGCGCTGAAGAAACAGTACTCACGCATCAAACAAAAGCAACAGCAGCAGACCGGACTACTTTACATTCATACAG GACCTCGAGTAGAAGCTGAAACTATTGAACCTCATCAAGCCAGTAAACAGCAGAAGCGCCACACTG ATAAGTGTCCAGCCACCAGTATTCTTCCCTCCCAAATCGGTCCCTCCCCTGTGGTCAACCATCTTCTTCTGGGCAGGAGGCCCAGACCTGGTCAGCGATCCTCAAAGAATGGTATCATCCATAACGATGGAAGTCCTCAAGCCCACTCCACACCCAGCCAGGATCAGATGATTCGGACCAGACATCATTCACCCTGGCGTACACATGTGCGCGCGCACCGAAGGAACATCGCCAGGGCGCGAGCGCAACTCGGATTTGAAGATTCTTTGGAGATAGAAGACGAACTAACTGATGTGAGCAAAACAGAAGAAGCATCTGAAGAGGGAAGACGTGAGGATGAAGAGCAAGAGAGGGTGGAGACCATAAGCTCAGATGTCTCTCAGCAAGACCACATCTCTGGAGAAGCAAATGATCTCCAGGAGATCGACAAGCAGTTGTCTTCTCTGGAACTGGAACCAGAACTTTCAACAGAAGCAGCTTCTGATCCAACTCCTCAACCAGAAGCAGCTTCTGATCCAACTCCTCAACCAGAAGCAGCTTCTGATCCAACTCCTCAACCAGAAGCAGCTTCTGATCCAACTCCTCAACCAGAAGCAGCTTCTGATCCACTTACACCAACTCCACCACCAGAATCAGATTTGAATCCAAATACACCAACTCCACCACCAGAACCGCAGCCCGAGTCCAAACCCACGGCCTCTGCTCCGTTGCCATTCACCCGCCGACCAGGTTCGGACTCCTCCAGCTCAGAAAGCGGAGGCTCCCTCAAAAGAAACCCTTCAGCTTTAGCGGGAGAACCTCCAAAACCACAGCAGATCTTCTTCCCATTCCCTTGCATCAAAACCCCTCGCAAGTCCGTCACTGCGAGAAACTTGGGCCTCTACGGTCCAAACGTCAGGACTCCAAATGTGCACTTTCCCCAGATGAGCAGAAGCATGAACTGTGTTGGAAGCACCACAAAGCGCCGATGA
- the LOC109065294 gene encoding TBC1 domain family member 30-like isoform X4, which produces MDSGVDTRLKFTIEPSLGKNGFQQWYDALKAVARLPVGIPKEWRKRVWLTLADQYLHSISIDWEKTMRFAFNDRSNPDDDTLGIQIVKDLHRTGCSSYCGQEAEQDRVVLKRVLLAYARWNKTVGYCQGFNVLAALILEVTEGNEGDALKVMIYLIDKVLPDSYFANNLRALSVDMAVFRDLLRLKLPELSQHLHHLQKVANREGGGSYEPPLTNVFTMQWFLTMFATCLPHHTVLKIWDSVFFEGSEMLLHVALAIWAKLGERIEECQTADEFYSTMGCLTQEMLEHNLIDSNELMQTVYSMAPFPFPQLAELREKYTYNITPFPTPVRANSSLALHGWESDDDADMDDEDSIVTALGCLGPLGGLLAPEIQRYQKHLKDQRAEQSSHGSNMAELSPGAVGAGRAEHQAAINSMMLERMSTDISALKKQYSRIKQKQQQQTGLLYIHTGPRVEAETIEPHQASKQQKRHTDKCPATSILPSQIGPSPVVNHLLLGRRPRPGQRSSKNGIIHNDGSPQAHSTPSQDQMIRTRHHSPWRTHVRAHRRNIARARAQLGFEDSLEIEDELTDVSKTEEASEEGRREDEEQERVETISSDVSQQDHISGEANDLQEIDKQLSSLELEPELSTEAASDPTPQPEAASDPTPQPEAASDPTPQPEAASDPTPQPEAASDPLTPTPPPESDLNPNTPTPPPEPQPESKPTASAPLPFTRRPGSDSSSSESGGSLKRNPSALAGEPPKPQQIFFPFPCIKTPRKSVTARNLGLYGPNVRTPNVHFPQMSRSMNCVGSTTKRR; this is translated from the exons ATGGACTCAG GGGTGGACACCAGGTTGAAGTTCACTATCGAACCTTCATTAGGCAAGAACGGCTTTCAACAA tggTACGACGCACTGAAAGCAGTGGCCAGACTCCCAGTGGGGATTCCCAAAGAGTGGAGGAAGAGG GTATGGCTGACCCTGGCTGACCAGTACCTCCACAGCATCTCCATAGACTGGGAGAAAACCATGAGATTCGCCTTCAATGATCGCAGTAATCCAGATGATGACACTTTGGGAATCCAGATTGTGAAG GACCTGCACAGGACCGGCTGCAGTTCATACTGTGGTCAGGAGGCAGAGCAGGACCGCGTGGTGCTGAAGCGGGTGCTGCTGGCATACGCTCGCTGGAACAAGACTGTCGGATACTGTCAGGGCTTCAATGTTCTGGCTGCCCTCATCCTGGAGGTCACAGAGGGAAATGAAGGAGATGCACTGAAG GTGATGATCTATTTGATCGATAAAGTGCTTCCCGATAGTTACTTTGCCAATAACCTGCGTGCCCTCTCAGTGGACATGGCTGTGTTCAGAGATCTGCTGCGACTGAAGCTTCCAGAACTTTCTCAGCATCTCCATCATCTCCAGAAAGTAGCCAATCGGGAAGGAGGAG GCAGCTATGAGCCTCCGCTCACCAACGTCTTCACCATGCAGTGGTTTCTGACCATGTTTGCCACTTGTTTGCCCCATCACACCGTTCTGAAGATTTGGGATTCAGTCTTCTTTGAGGGCTCTGAAATGCTACTGCATGTAGCTCTCGCCATCTGGGCCAAACTCGGAGA gcgaaTTGAGGAGTGCCAGACTGCAGATGAATTTTATAGTACTATGGGCTGCTTAACACAGGAAATGCTGGAGCACAACCTTATCGACTCCAATGAACTCATGCAA ACGGTCTACTCCATGGCCCCGTTCCCGTTCCCCCAGCTGGCTGAACTCAGGGAGAAATACACCTACAACATCACCCCATTCCCGACCCCTGTCAGAGCGAACAGCAG TCTGGCACTCCATGGATGGGAGAGTGATGATGATGCTGACATGGATGATGAAGACTCTATTGTCACTGCTCTGGGTTGCCTGGGGCCTCTTGGAGGACTTCTGGCTCCTGAGATCCAAAGATACCAAAAGCACCTTAAAG atcAGAGAGCGGAGCAGAGCTCTCATGGCAGTAACATGGCCGAGCTCAGTCCCGGGGCGGTGGGCGCGGGGCGGGCCGAGCACCAGGCAGCCATCAACAGCATGATGCTGGAGCGCATGAGCACTGACATCAGCGCGCTGAAGAAACAGTACTCACGCATCAAACAAAAGCAACAGCAGCAGACCGGACTACTTTACATTCATACAG GACCTCGAGTAGAAGCTGAAACTATTGAACCTCATCAAGCCAGTAAACAGCAGAAGCGCCACACTG ATAAGTGTCCAGCCACCAGTATTCTTCCCTCCCAAATCGGTCCCTCCCCTGTGGTCAACCATCTTCTTCTGGGCAGGAGGCCCAGACCTGGTCAGCGATCCTCAAAGAATGGTATCATCCATAACGATGGAAGTCCTCAAGCCCACTCCACACCCAGCCAGGATCAGATGATTCGGACCAGACATCATTCACCCTGGCGTACACATGTGCGCGCGCACCGAAGGAACATCGCCAGGGCGCGAGCGCAACTCGGATTTGAAGATTCTTTGGAGATAGAAGACGAACTAACTGATGTGAGCAAAACAGAAGAAGCATCTGAAGAGGGAAGACGTGAGGATGAAGAGCAAGAGAGGGTGGAGACCATAAGCTCAGATGTCTCTCAGCAAGACCACATCTCTGGAGAAGCAAATGATCTCCAGGAGATCGACAAGCAGTTGTCTTCTCTGGAACTGGAACCAGAACTTTCAACAGAAGCAGCTTCTGATCCAACTCCTCAACCAGAAGCAGCTTCTGATCCAACTCCTCAACCAGAAGCAGCTTCTGATCCAACTCCTCAACCAGAAGCAGCTTCTGATCCAACTCCTCAACCAGAAGCAGCTTCTGATCCACTTACACCAACTCCACCACCAGAATCAGATTTGAATCCAAATACACCAACTCCACCACCAGAACCGCAGCCCGAGTCCAAACCCACGGCCTCTGCTCCGTTGCCATTCACCCGCCGACCAGGTTCGGACTCCTCCAGCTCAGAAAGCGGAGGCTCCCTCAAAAGAAACCCTTCAGCTTTAGCGGGAGAACCTCCAAAACCACAGCAGATCTTCTTCCCATTCCCTTGCATCAAAACCCCTCGCAAGTCCGTCACTGCGAGAAACTTGGGCCTCTACGGTCCAAACGTCAGGACTCCAAATGTGCACTTTCCCCAGATGAGCAGAAGCATGAACTGTGTTGGAAGCACCACAAAGCGCCGATGA
- the LOC109065294 gene encoding TBC1 domain family member 30-like isoform X5 gives MKQERFVSSKRSRVCVKRQNAAGGVGNVISNVLKKRNGISRRAPRLLCTLEPGVDTRLKFTIEPSLGKNGFQQWYDALKAVARLPVGIPKEWRKRVWLTLADQYLHSISIDWEKTMRFAFNDRSNPDDDTLGIQIVKDLHRTGCSSYCGQEAEQDRVVLKRVLLAYARWNKTVGYCQGFNVLAALILEVTEGNEGDALKVMIYLIDKVLPDSYFANNLRALSVDMAVFRDLLRLKLPELSQHLHHLQKVANREGGGSYEPPLTNVFTMQWFLTMFATCLPHHTVLKIWDSVFFEGSEMLLHVALAIWAKLGERIEECQTADEFYSTMGCLTQEMLEHNLIDSNELMQTVYSMAPFPFPQLAELREKYTYNITPFPTPVRANSSLALHGWESDDDADMDDEDSIVTALGCLGPLGGLLAPEIQRYQKHLKDQRAEQSSHGSNMAELSPGAVGAGRAEHQAAINSMMLERMSTDISALKKQYSRIKQKQQQQTGLLYIHTDKCPATSILPSQIGPSPVVNHLLLGRRPRPGQRSSKNGIIHNDGSPQAHSTPSQDQMIRTRHHSPWRTHVRAHRRNIARARAQLGFEDSLEIEDELTDVSKTEEASEEGRREDEEQERVETISSDVSQQDHISGEANDLQEIDKQLSSLELEPELSTEAASDPTPQPEAASDPTPQPEAASDPTPQPEAASDPTPQPEAASDPLTPTPPPESDLNPNTPTPPPEPQPESKPTASAPLPFTRRPGSDSSSSESGGSLKRNPSALAGEPPKPQQIFFPFPCIKTPRKSVTARNLGLYGPNVRTPNVHFPQMSRSMNCVGSTTKRR, from the exons ATGAAGCAGGAAAGGTTTGTTTCCTCTAAGAGGTCGAGGGTTTGTGTGAAACGGCAGAATGCAGCTGGAGGAGTCGGTAATGTTATCAGTAATGTGCTGAAGAAACGCAACGGCATCTCTAGAAGAGCGCCGCGTCTGCTGTGCACCCTAGAGCCAG GGGTGGACACCAGGTTGAAGTTCACTATCGAACCTTCATTAGGCAAGAACGGCTTTCAACAA tggTACGACGCACTGAAAGCAGTGGCCAGACTCCCAGTGGGGATTCCCAAAGAGTGGAGGAAGAGG GTATGGCTGACCCTGGCTGACCAGTACCTCCACAGCATCTCCATAGACTGGGAGAAAACCATGAGATTCGCCTTCAATGATCGCAGTAATCCAGATGATGACACTTTGGGAATCCAGATTGTGAAG GACCTGCACAGGACCGGCTGCAGTTCATACTGTGGTCAGGAGGCAGAGCAGGACCGCGTGGTGCTGAAGCGGGTGCTGCTGGCATACGCTCGCTGGAACAAGACTGTCGGATACTGTCAGGGCTTCAATGTTCTGGCTGCCCTCATCCTGGAGGTCACAGAGGGAAATGAAGGAGATGCACTGAAG GTGATGATCTATTTGATCGATAAAGTGCTTCCCGATAGTTACTTTGCCAATAACCTGCGTGCCCTCTCAGTGGACATGGCTGTGTTCAGAGATCTGCTGCGACTGAAGCTTCCAGAACTTTCTCAGCATCTCCATCATCTCCAGAAAGTAGCCAATCGGGAAGGAGGAG GCAGCTATGAGCCTCCGCTCACCAACGTCTTCACCATGCAGTGGTTTCTGACCATGTTTGCCACTTGTTTGCCCCATCACACCGTTCTGAAGATTTGGGATTCAGTCTTCTTTGAGGGCTCTGAAATGCTACTGCATGTAGCTCTCGCCATCTGGGCCAAACTCGGAGA gcgaaTTGAGGAGTGCCAGACTGCAGATGAATTTTATAGTACTATGGGCTGCTTAACACAGGAAATGCTGGAGCACAACCTTATCGACTCCAATGAACTCATGCAA ACGGTCTACTCCATGGCCCCGTTCCCGTTCCCCCAGCTGGCTGAACTCAGGGAGAAATACACCTACAACATCACCCCATTCCCGACCCCTGTCAGAGCGAACAGCAG TCTGGCACTCCATGGATGGGAGAGTGATGATGATGCTGACATGGATGATGAAGACTCTATTGTCACTGCTCTGGGTTGCCTGGGGCCTCTTGGAGGACTTCTGGCTCCTGAGATCCAAAGATACCAAAAGCACCTTAAAG atcAGAGAGCGGAGCAGAGCTCTCATGGCAGTAACATGGCCGAGCTCAGTCCCGGGGCGGTGGGCGCGGGGCGGGCCGAGCACCAGGCAGCCATCAACAGCATGATGCTGGAGCGCATGAGCACTGACATCAGCGCGCTGAAGAAACAGTACTCACGCATCAAACAAAAGCAACAGCAGCAGACCGGACTACTTTACATTCATACAG ATAAGTGTCCAGCCACCAGTATTCTTCCCTCCCAAATCGGTCCCTCCCCTGTGGTCAACCATCTTCTTCTGGGCAGGAGGCCCAGACCTGGTCAGCGATCCTCAAAGAATGGTATCATCCATAACGATGGAAGTCCTCAAGCCCACTCCACACCCAGCCAGGATCAGATGATTCGGACCAGACATCATTCACCCTGGCGTACACATGTGCGCGCGCACCGAAGGAACATCGCCAGGGCGCGAGCGCAACTCGGATTTGAAGATTCTTTGGAGATAGAAGACGAACTAACTGATGTGAGCAAAACAGAAGAAGCATCTGAAGAGGGAAGACGTGAGGATGAAGAGCAAGAGAGGGTGGAGACCATAAGCTCAGATGTCTCTCAGCAAGACCACATCTCTGGAGAAGCAAATGATCTCCAGGAGATCGACAAGCAGTTGTCTTCTCTGGAACTGGAACCAGAACTTTCAACAGAAGCAGCTTCTGATCCAACTCCTCAACCAGAAGCAGCTTCTGATCCAACTCCTCAACCAGAAGCAGCTTCTGATCCAACTCCTCAACCAGAAGCAGCTTCTGATCCAACTCCTCAACCAGAAGCAGCTTCTGATCCACTTACACCAACTCCACCACCAGAATCAGATTTGAATCCAAATACACCAACTCCACCACCAGAACCGCAGCCCGAGTCCAAACCCACGGCCTCTGCTCCGTTGCCATTCACCCGCCGACCAGGTTCGGACTCCTCCAGCTCAGAAAGCGGAGGCTCCCTCAAAAGAAACCCTTCAGCTTTAGCGGGAGAACCTCCAAAACCACAGCAGATCTTCTTCCCATTCCCTTGCATCAAAACCCCTCGCAAGTCCGTCACTGCGAGAAACTTGGGCCTCTACGGTCCAAACGTCAGGACTCCAAATGTGCACTTTCCCCAGATGAGCAGAAGCATGAACTGTGTTGGAAGCACCACAAAGCGCCGATGA